Genomic DNA from Anaerolineae bacterium:
GCAGGGGCGAGTCAAATCGCTCCAGCCAGGAGTCGCCCCGGACAATGTGGCTGAGGCGGTAACCATCGGCGGCGGGGTCGTAGGTAAAATCAGCGCCCAGAAAGCCCTGGGCGTAACGCGGCGCGGGCCGGTAATCGCCGCCCAATTCATAGGCGTGCGATGTGCCCAATTCGCCCTGCATTTCCCACAACAAATCGGAAAACTCGGCCCGCGTGGCCACCCGCTCTACCAGGGAGATGTAACGCTGATACACCAATTGCCAGTCAACCTCCGACATATCCTCGCTCCAAAAGTGGTCGCGCTGCAAACGCCAGGCTTCCTGGAACATCTGCCGCCACTCGTCGGGCGGGTTGACCGCCACGCGCGCCCGGCCCAGGTCCAGCCAGCCGCTTTTTTTGGCATAAACCTTGGCCTCGTTATCCGGTTTTTCGCCGGCCTTGAGCACGCGCAAATTTTTGCCGGAGCGATAAATCAAAAAATTCCGGTCGCGGGACACGTCAAAATTATTGACCCCGCTCACGATGAACTCTTTTTTTCGTTCGGCCAGGTCGTACACTTCCAAAACACCCTTGCCCACCTTATCGTCGTCAAGCCAATCATCGTGCAAGCTACCCTCTACCGGAAATGAGCTAAAAACTACTCTGCCTTTGTTGGTGCCCTTGATCTGGTGGTAAAGACTCTCTGGCACAGGAAAGGCCGCAATGCGATGTTGGATGCCGTCCAGATCAATCTGGATGGGTTCTTTTTTCTCCTTGTCTTTATCCTCTTTTTGATCCGCTTCGGTTGGAGCGGCCTCATTCTTTTTTGGCTTTTCCTGGCCTTCCTCCTTTTTGTTGTTTTTGTCGTTTTCTGAAGTATCCTCGCCGGGTAGAGGGATGAAAGGATTGGGCAAATCTTTTTGCAGGGTGACCAAATAGGGCCGCCCCCCGCGCGGAAAACTCAGTTCAAAATAATGGCTGTCGTGGACCGGGTCAAAATCTCGATAAGAAATGAAGTAAAGGTATTTGCCGTCCGGGTCAAAACTGGGGCCATAATCGTACAGGTCGTGGGGCGGGGTGACAAAATGGGTCTCGCCGCTTTGCAGGTGGCACAACTTTATGGCCGAAGTAAACAAGGAGGTTCTGAAACTATAGGCCACCCACCGGCCGTCCGGCGACCAGGCCACGCCGTAGATACGGCCGTAGTTACTTTTGTCCAGCACTTTTAAGATTTTGGATTGCAAATCAACGTGGATGAGTTCGTAACGGTGATTGCCAAAAACAATAGCGTCGTCAAGGGGCGATACTTTAAAGAAGAGCGGGCGGCCAATGTCCAGGCCCGGCAGCGACTCCACCGCCCGGTCGGTCGGCGAAAGAGAAGCGTCTTTATGAATTTCAATCACTTCCTCACCGCTGGCATCGCTCAACATTACCAGCCGTTGTTCATTGTTGAGCCACTCCACCAGGCGATAGCGCGCGCCGTGCGGCCGGCCATATTGAATGGCCGCACCCTCCCAGTTAGACATAACAAACGTTTTGCCCCGCGTAGAAAAGGCCACGCTGTGCCCCTTGGGGTGCAAGGTGTAGTGGTCAATATAGGCCGCCGCATTGACGAATTTACGATTGCACTGCACGCGGGGGCTGTGAAATTTAATTTTGAGGGGGGTCACTTTTTCTTGGGCCGGGTCAAAAATATATAGGTCGGCCCCGGCCCGGTAAACAAGGCGCCGGCCGTCGGTGGCCGGGTTGCGCGCGTAATAATCCTCATGATGGGTGTGGCGCTGCACATCCTTACCCTGGGGCGTGCAGGAGTAGATATTGCCAATGCCTTCGTGATCCGACAAAAAATAAACGCGCTCGCCCAGCCACAGGGGGTTGGCCATGTTGCTTTTTAACTTTTTTAAAAGGGGCTTAAATTGCCCGTTGCCTTTGGGGTCAATCCACATGTCGCCGGCCGTGCCGCCGCGATACCGCTTCCAGCGGGCCAGGTCGTTGGTGCGGCGGCCAATCACTACGCCTCCTGCAGGGCCGTAAGAAACGGAGCGGGCCGGGCCGTAGGGCAACGGCTCCGGCTGGCCGCCTTTAAAATTGACGGCGTAGAGTGGGGTTAAACTGGCAAACGGCTGCCCGGCATTGCTGGAAAATATGATTTTTTGCCCGTCCGGGGTCCAGCCCAGGACCACGGTCTGGCTGCCCAGCCAGGTGAGCCGGGTGGCCTGGCCGCCGGGGGCCGGCATCACGTACACTTCCGCTTCGCCGTCCTCGCGGCCCACAAAAGCCAGCCACTTTCCATCCGGCGACAGGGCCGGGTGAGACACAATGCCCAAATTGGCCGTCAGCCGCCGCGCCACCCCGCCCCGGGCCGGCACTGCCCATAAATCATCTTCGCACACAAACACCACTGTATTTTGGTGAATAGTTGGATTACTGTAGTAACCGTTGGTTGTCATTTATCTTCCCCTGAGAAGGTTTTACAAGTAGCAGCGTAACAGGTGTAGCAGAGTAGCAAGTGTAGAAACTCTACGATTAACTACACAAGGTAGTAAATGTAGCAGGTTTAATCATTTGTGGGCAACACGTTGCCTTGCTATGGGTTTGTTGTTCCGCACCGCCACAATCTCCGCCAAGATGCTCAAGGCAATTTCAGCCGGCGAGCGTCCGCCGATGTCCAGGCCAATGGGCGCGTGTAAACGCGCCAGGTGTTCCGGGGCCAGGTCGTCGGCCAGGAGACGCTCCACTCGTTTGGCGTGCGTTTTGGCGCTGCCCAACGCGCCAACGTAAAAGGCCGGACTGGGCAGGGCCAGTTTCAGGGCTGGGTCGTCCAGTTTGGGGTCGTGGGTCAGCGCCACCACGCCGGTTTCAGCGGTCAAACCGATTTCCGACAGGGCTTCATCGGGCCATTGCGTTAGCAAATGATCGGCATGCGGAAATCGCTCACGGGTGGCAAAGGCGCTGCGGGGATCCACCACATAAGTGTGAAAATCAAAGCGTTGGGCCAGGTGAATCAACTCGCCGGCAATGTGGACGGCCCCCACGATGATGAGGCGGGGCGCGGGCCGGTAAACGTCAAAAAAAACGTCCACTTCCCCCTGCCCCACAGGATAACGCCGGGTGGCACACGTCCCTTGCTTCATCAGCTCCTGAGCATCTTGCAAAATCGTGTCGCGCAAGGAAGTCGCCAACAGGGGGCCGGTTGGCTCGCCTTCAGCCGGAATGACGACTTTCTGGCCCAGCCAGCCTTCAGGCCCGCGCACCACGTTGGCCAGGACAACGCCTTTATCTTGTTTGAGATAATTTTTTAAGAGAGAGAAAAAGGACATAATAAAGTAGACGGCAGATGGGAGACGCCGGCGGGCAATTGCTCTGGCCTTGTCTCTTGACTGTTGTTTTTACCAATCCAACCGCTCGACGAAAATTTCAATGGTTCCCCCGCAGGCCAGGCCGACCTGCCAGGCATCCTCGTCGCTGACGCCAAAGTGCAGCAGTGTGGGCCGGCCTGTTTTGATAACGCGCAAAGCCGCTTCCACCACCGCCCCCTCCACGCAGCCGCCGCTGACCGATCCAATCATTTCGCCCCGCTGATTGACGGCCATTTTGGCCCCCGGCGCACGAGGCGAGGACCCCCAGGTATTGATGACGGTGGCCAAGGCAATAACATCCCCCCGGGCCTGCCAGTCGGCCAGGTTGGTCAATAATTCTTGCATAAGGGTATTGTACACGTTGAAGCAGGGTTTTAAAAAATCAAGAGGAATGAATGGTTTTGGGGATCAGGTTTTGCGTTCTTTTAACTCGGCCAGGGCTTCTTCGCGCAGTTTGCGGCGGAGCACTTTACCGGCGGCTATGGCTTTGGGCAGGTTGTTGCGAAAAACAACCGCGCGCGGCTGTTTGTAGGGGGCCAAGCGTTCCCGGCAAAAGCGGCGAATTTCGGCGGGCGTGGCTGTTTGGCCGGGTTTGAGAACCAGGTAAGCCGTTATCTTTTCGCCGCGCACGCCGTCGGGCAGGCCAATCACCGCCGCTTCCAGCACTTTGGGATGTTGGTAGAGCACCTCTTCCACTTCGCGGGGATAAACGTTGTAGCCGGCGCTGAGGATCAGGTCCTTTTTGCGGTCAACAATGTAAAAATAACCTTCTTCGTCCATGGAGGCAATGTCGCCGGTGCGCAGCCAACCATTGCGCATGGCGGCGGTGGTTTCGGCGGCAGCCTGCCAATAGCCCTGCATTACCTGGGGGCCTTTGACCATCAATTCGCCCACTTCGTTGACGCCAAGTTCTCTGGTCCAATCGTCAATGTCCACTATTTTGGCCTCTGTGCCGATGATAGGCACGCCAATGCTGCCCGCTTTACGCTGCCCTTTACGGGGGTTCACGTGAGTTACCGACGAGGCTTCGGTCATGCCGTAAGCTTCGGCTATGCGGGTGCCGGTGCGGGCTTCAAATTTTTCCATTACGTCCACGGGCAGCGGGGCCGCGCCGCTGAACATGGCTTTGATGGAGGTCAAGTCAAGTTGGTCAAAACGCTTATAATTATTCAGGGCCACAAACAGAGCCGGCACCCCCACAAAAAAAGTGGGGCGTTCAGCTACCAGCGCCTCAACAACAGTTTTGACATCGGGCTGGGGAATTAGCACCAAAGTAGCGGCCAGGTATATACCCAGGTTCATAATGCCGTTCATGCCGTACACGTGAAAAAAGGGCATAATGGCCAAGGCAACGTCCTCGGCATCTTGATGGCCAAACAAGAGAAACGTTCTGATCTGGGCCAGGCTGGCAATTAGATTGCGGTGGGTGAGCATGGCCCCTTTGGGCAGGCCGGTGGTGCCGCCGGTGTATTGCAAGCAGGCTAAATCGTGGGGAAAAACGTCAATCTTTGGTGGCCGGTGGTGTTGGCCCTTCAGTAACTTGGTGAAGGAGAGCACCGTGTGGTCATATTTCACCTTAACCCATTTACCCTGGCGGCGCAGTGCCAGAGGAGCCAGGTAACGTTTAACGGGGGGGATGTAATCTTGCACGCTGCTCAGGATGACGTGCCTGATTGATAATTTTTGCCTGACCGCTTCAATTTGGGGCCAAAACATGTCCAGGCTGATAACTGTTTCAACCTGGGCATTGCCCCACTGAAATTCAAGTTCGCGCTCAACGTAGAGGGGATTGGTCATCACCGTTACTGCGCCCAGGGAAACAACGGCGTAATAGGCAATGATGGCCTGGGGGCAATTGGGCAGCATAATGGCCACCCGGTCGCCCTTGCGCACGCCCAACTGGTGCAAACCGGCAGCCAGTTGGTCAACCTGCGCTTTTAACCGGCGATAATTCAGCCGTGCGCCCATAAAAATAGTGGCGGTTTGGTGGGGATACTTCTCGGCGGCATTGCGTAGCAAATCGGGGAGAGTCAGCGAGGGGATGATTAATTCATCCGGCACTTCGTCGTCGTAAAAGTTCAACCAGGGCTTGGGCATTTGAGGTCTCTTAAGCTGCAAAACTTGGCGTTTAACATTTTAATTATACAAGTTTTGCCGTAGAGAATCAACACGACTTTTGTTCTAGCCCCTGAGTGAGCCATCAGGCCAGGCGCAAAAAAACAAACACCCCTACCAGACCAGCCTATTGGCCCGCAGGGATGTTTTGGCTTAAAAATTTGCGTTTATTGCTTTAGTTATTCATTCAGTTGTAATACAAATTCTTTGGCCTCAAAGCCCACTTTACGATGCGCGCCCGTGCAGAAGGGCTTGTGGTCAGAATGGCCGCAGCGGCATAGAGCAAGCGTTGTGCCCGGCGTGGTTTGTTTGTTACCGTCGGCATCGGTGTAGGTGGCGGTCCCCCCTATCAAATAGGGGCCATTTTCCTTGGCTTTGATTTCTATCTTGGACATAGTTCTCTCCTTGTTTATGGTTTGGCTGGGTGTGTCCAGATTTGGCTCGGCTGGCCAATGATACAGATTTTTCCCTCTGGTGGCAAAATAACGCAGCCAGGTTGTGATCTCACCGGCCCGTTACTCACTTTTCCCGTTGGCAAAATGCTGCAATAAGCCTAAACAACGCTCAGGATACTCCATAAAGGGACTATGGCCGGCGGACTCAAAACATTCCAGCCGGGCATTGGGTAGTCCGTTAGCCAGGATTTGCGAATCCTCAGGGGGAATCTGTTTATCGGCCAGGCCGCAAATAACCAACGTGGGGTGTTTGACCCTATCCATAAAGGGGCGCAAATCAAACGTGGTAAAGGCTCGCAATGCAAACTCAAGTGAACGGGTGGGCGTGTTTTTAAAATCAGGATAAGCGCGCGTGATGAATTCTTGTATTTCGGGGCGTTTTAAGGCCGCCGGTTGGTGGGCCAGCATCATTTTAAGTGAGCGAGTATAAGTGGTCAGGGTTGATTTGGGCACGGATTGTCCGGCCGCATAAAGGGGCCGGCCTAACAGGGGAATAGCCAGAGCTATCTGCCCCAGGCGGAAAAAGGAGTTGCAGCGGCCGGTCACCACCAGGTTGAATACCGCCAGCCGCTCAACCAGCTCTGGATAGCGGTAAGCCAGGGTTACACTAATCATGCCGCCCATTGAGTGGCCGATGAGATAAACCGGGGCCAAAGCCAATTGCCGGATCAGGTTTGCCATAATCTCTGTTTGATGTTCTATGTGAAAGGTCTCTTTTTGCGCCGGTTTGGTGGACCCGCCAAAACCCAATAAATCGGGCACATAACACGTGTGGGTTTGGGCTAATCCTTCAGCCATTGTTTGCCACCAGGCTTTGCTGGAACCCCAACCGTGTACCAGCACTGCGTTTCTGGGGCCGTTGCCAATTTTGTTGTAGGCGATGGAATAGCCCTGGATTTTGATGATGTGACTCATAAGCTTGACCTCTTGGAAATGCTGCTCAATCTGGCCCATAACTTCGCCCGGGCCAGGGAATCAAGCGGGGCACACGTTGTTGATAATCTTTATAAGCGGTCCCAAACTCGGCCACCAGGCGTTGTTCTTCGTGAATTGAGCCAAAATAAAAATAGAGGGTACACAAAATAAAAAGGGTGAGCAAATTAACACTCATCAGCGGTGTTAACCACAAGAACAGCAGGCTAAAAGAGTAGAGGGGGTGTCGCACCCATTTGTAAAAACCAAACACGCTGAACAAATTACTCTGGGCAGGCTGTTTTGTAAACAATTGAAGCAATCCCAGAAAATGCAAAGCCCCTGTTTGCCAGAGGGCCACGCCCAATCCTAATAGTGCCAACCCTTGACCCCCCAACATCACCCAACACCAGGGCGCAGGCACAAGGTACAATATTTTATCCGGCAAAATGATCAGCAGGGGGAACAGGGGGAGCAGCGTAATAACGGCAAAAGTATTGTAAGCCAGGCGGTACCAAGAGTCGGTAGCGGCCCCCCCCTTGCGCCGCACCCAAGCCTTTACCGGCAAACTGGCTAACAGGCTATGCACCATGGCATATAATCCAAAAAAAATAAATAAAATAAGGACGCTTGTAAACATTTCTCTTGATTATTATTAATAATAATAAGACTTATCTCCTATTTTGGGTATAGTTCTTCCGTACGGGTCAAGGGAAGTTTTTTGCGCTTCTTAAATTCGATGGTATAATTTTTCTCAGTATTGGGGCGGTTAGCTCAGTTGGTTAGAGCGCCACGTTGACAT
This window encodes:
- a CDS encoding PDZ domain-containing protein, whose protein sequence is MTTNGYYSNPTIHQNTVVFVCEDDLWAVPARGGVARRLTANLGIVSHPALSPDGKWLAFVGREDGEAEVYVMPAPGGQATRLTWLGSQTVVLGWTPDGQKIIFSSNAGQPFASLTPLYAVNFKGGQPEPLPYGPARSVSYGPAGGVVIGRRTNDLARWKRYRGGTAGDMWIDPKGNGQFKPLLKKLKSNMANPLWLGERVYFLSDHEGIGNIYSCTPQGKDVQRHTHHEDYYARNPATDGRRLVYRAGADLYIFDPAQEKVTPLKIKFHSPRVQCNRKFVNAAAYIDHYTLHPKGHSVAFSTRGKTFVMSNWEGAAIQYGRPHGARYRLVEWLNNEQRLVMLSDASGEEVIEIHKDASLSPTDRAVESLPGLDIGRPLFFKVSPLDDAIVFGNHRYELIHVDLQSKILKVLDKSNYGRIYGVAWSPDGRWVAYSFRTSLFTSAIKLCHLQSGETHFVTPPHDLYDYGPSFDPDGKYLYFISYRDFDPVHDSHYFELSFPRGGRPYLVTLQKDLPNPFIPLPGEDTSENDKNNKKEEGQEKPKKNEAAPTEADQKEDKDKEKKEPIQIDLDGIQHRIAAFPVPESLYHQIKGTNKGRVVFSSFPVEGSLHDDWLDDDKVGKGVLEVYDLAERKKEFIVSGVNNFDVSRDRNFLIYRSGKNLRVLKAGEKPDNEAKVYAKKSGWLDLGRARVAVNPPDEWRQMFQEAWRLQRDHFWSEDMSEVDWQLVYQRYISLVERVATRAEFSDLLWEMQGELGTSHAYELGGDYRPAPRYAQGFLGADFTYDPAADGYRLSHIVRGDSWLERFDSPLRRLGVNVQEGDVLLAVDGQRLSREVSPQQLLVNRAGVEVQLTFAAQAKTAAAAGNDEAETQTGEKENKAAPEAPPTRTVLVKTLRGETQARYREWVETNRRQVHEATAGRVGYVHVPNMSAFGYAEFHRYYRVESEREGLVVDVRFNGGGNVSQLLLEKLARRRIGYNKPRYGEARPYPLHSVLGPMVALTNEYAGSDGDIFSHAFKVMGLGPLIGKRTWGGVIGIWPRHSLVDGTYTTQPEFSYWFEDVGWGVENYGTDPDLEVEVKPQDYAKGKDPQLEQGIKEILQLMAQHPPAMPDFGPKPSRALPKLPKAKPKKK
- a CDS encoding XdhC family protein; the encoded protein is MSFFSLLKNYLKQDKGVVLANVVRGPEGWLGQKVVIPAEGEPTGPLLATSLRDTILQDAQELMKQGTCATRRYPVGQGEVDVFFDVYRPAPRLIIVGAVHIAGELIHLAQRFDFHTYVVDPRSAFATRERFPHADHLLTQWPDEALSEIGLTAETGVVALTHDPKLDDPALKLALPSPAFYVGALGSAKTHAKRVERLLADDLAPEHLARLHAPIGLDIGGRSPAEIALSILAEIVAVRNNKPIARQRVAHK
- a CDS encoding XdhC family protein, whose translation is MQELLTNLADWQARGDVIALATVINTWGSSPRAPGAKMAVNQRGEMIGSVSGGCVEGAVVEAALRVIKTGRPTLLHFGVSDEDAWQVGLACGGTIEIFVERLDW
- a CDS encoding long-chain fatty acid--CoA ligase, giving the protein MPKPWLNFYDDEVPDELIIPSLTLPDLLRNAAEKYPHQTATIFMGARLNYRRLKAQVDQLAAGLHQLGVRKGDRVAIMLPNCPQAIIAYYAVVSLGAVTVMTNPLYVERELEFQWGNAQVETVISLDMFWPQIEAVRQKLSIRHVILSSVQDYIPPVKRYLAPLALRRQGKWVKVKYDHTVLSFTKLLKGQHHRPPKIDVFPHDLACLQYTGGTTGLPKGAMLTHRNLIASLAQIRTFLLFGHQDAEDVALAIMPFFHVYGMNGIMNLGIYLAATLVLIPQPDVKTVVEALVAERPTFFVGVPALFVALNNYKRFDQLDLTSIKAMFSGAAPLPVDVMEKFEARTGTRIAEAYGMTEASSVTHVNPRKGQRKAGSIGVPIIGTEAKIVDIDDWTRELGVNEVGELMVKGPQVMQGYWQAAAETTAAMRNGWLRTGDIASMDEEGYFYIVDRKKDLILSAGYNVYPREVEEVLYQHPKVLEAAVIGLPDGVRGEKITAYLVLKPGQTATPAEIRRFCRERLAPYKQPRAVVFRNNLPKAIAAGKVLRRKLREEALAELKERKT
- a CDS encoding CDGSH iron-sulfur domain-containing protein, with the protein product MSKIEIKAKENGPYLIGGTATYTDADGNKQTTPGTTLALCRCGHSDHKPFCTGAHRKVGFEAKEFVLQLNE
- a CDS encoding alpha/beta hydrolase, which translates into the protein MSHIIKIQGYSIAYNKIGNGPRNAVLVHGWGSSKAWWQTMAEGLAQTHTCYVPDLLGFGGSTKPAQKETFHIEHQTEIMANLIRQLALAPVYLIGHSMGGMISVTLAYRYPELVERLAVFNLVVTGRCNSFFRLGQIALAIPLLGRPLYAAGQSVPKSTLTTYTRSLKMMLAHQPAALKRPEIQEFITRAYPDFKNTPTRSLEFALRAFTTFDLRPFMDRVKHPTLVICGLADKQIPPEDSQILANGLPNARLECFESAGHSPFMEYPERCLGLLQHFANGKSE
- a CDS encoding isoprenylcysteine carboxylmethyltransferase family protein → MFTSVLILFIFFGLYAMVHSLLASLPVKAWVRRKGGAATDSWYRLAYNTFAVITLLPLFPLLIILPDKILYLVPAPWCWVMLGGQGLALLGLGVALWQTGALHFLGLLQLFTKQPAQSNLFSVFGFYKWVRHPLYSFSLLFLWLTPLMSVNLLTLFILCTLYFYFGSIHEEQRLVAEFGTAYKDYQQRVPRLIPWPGRSYGPD